Proteins encoded within one genomic window of Paenarthrobacter sp. JL.01a:
- a CDS encoding glycosyltransferase: MHVTAVVVSHDGGNYLPRTLAALSDQTRSADAAIGIDTGSTDNSLGLLRAAFGEGNVSTFHQAKSGFGAAVRSGLQELAPAGTRSGDGQAVEWIWLLHDDAAPAPDALAELLHAVERAPSVTVAGCKQLGWANERHLVDVGLSTSRWAERLTLIDADEVDQGQYDARSDTFAVNSAGMLIRRDVWEQLDGFDPALPGSGDDVDFCWRNWLAGNRVVVVPSARMFHVEHRPQGLGTSSAARKAQIHLRLKHTPWWKLPFQAVGAFFGAVVRLVLSILVKEPGYGFSQFTATIAALVRPVAIARGRRVAARTRRVHRSVVRGLQTPTREVRAHRRSLLEAIRPGEDSQPSSDLLAPEPSGDAADDFTALATNERGWVGTGAVAAACIALAAAVVGLLGLLRSGPVTGGGLLPLSQSPAEIWANASTWWISLGAGLPGHGDPFGYVLWILSLLGGGDGNAAMAWLLILAMPLSAVGAWFASGALTTKRRFRTVAALVWAGAPTLLISINEGRIGALVAHLMMPLLLLALVRASGSAIGQSKAPHSAAAQAHAMSGPKPAPVRSKPGINGTPSWTAAAAAGLAMAVVTASAPSLLGPVVVAVILAAVVLGKRGKTMWWSLLPTLALFLPYGLSVLDRPRSLLADPGLPLGFDAAPLWQQLLGQPAAFKIDGGLTGLSLFGSGPVPWALILALLIGVPVVLLAVAALFLPGKRTALARVFWLAALATLGSGWLVGHVATGVNNNVIVGPFTGPSVSASGMLLLGAALLGAEKIFTASRRTSDAARRKLPLRRAASAVVVILLVAGPLAGMGAWAAQNVLQPSTSTGSPASKTPQSASSLGAHRQVWPTESGTLPATAVDRGQGPERTRTLVITSGEQGAFTSSLMRGAGTTLDSLSTIASARTIIGAPGREELTSDDAATASLRRAVATIVASTGVDPRPDLEQLAAGFVVLKAADNADQLTASRIDAVPGLVAVGQTDAGWLWRVAPRGQAAASAADAAHRVRIVNGQGATVGTLPSDDVSAKASVPAGDDGRKVVLAERADPGWSAVLDGKPLTATTSGWSQAFDLPAGGGELEIRYANPWAVWLGILQVVVIALTVLLAIPMPARRSRTGMSRDEVSLRKEYSSV, translated from the coding sequence GTGCACGTTACCGCCGTCGTAGTTTCCCACGACGGCGGTAACTACCTGCCCAGGACATTGGCGGCATTGTCGGACCAGACGCGTTCGGCAGATGCCGCCATTGGCATTGATACGGGGTCCACGGATAACTCCCTGGGCCTGCTCCGTGCTGCCTTCGGCGAAGGCAATGTCTCCACCTTCCACCAAGCGAAGTCCGGCTTCGGCGCCGCTGTCCGGTCGGGCCTGCAGGAGCTTGCCCCTGCAGGAACCAGGTCCGGCGACGGCCAGGCGGTGGAGTGGATCTGGCTCCTGCACGATGACGCCGCCCCGGCTCCGGATGCGCTGGCAGAGCTGCTCCACGCCGTGGAGCGCGCGCCGTCGGTGACCGTTGCCGGTTGCAAGCAGCTGGGTTGGGCCAACGAACGCCACCTCGTGGATGTTGGGCTTTCAACGAGCCGCTGGGCCGAGCGCCTCACCCTGATCGATGCCGATGAAGTGGACCAAGGGCAGTACGACGCCCGGTCGGACACGTTCGCCGTCAACTCGGCCGGAATGCTGATCCGCCGGGATGTCTGGGAGCAGTTGGACGGCTTCGATCCCGCGCTGCCCGGCAGCGGCGACGACGTCGATTTCTGCTGGCGGAATTGGCTGGCCGGCAACCGCGTGGTTGTCGTGCCCTCTGCCCGGATGTTCCATGTGGAGCACCGCCCCCAGGGCCTGGGCACGTCTTCGGCAGCCCGAAAAGCCCAGATCCACCTTCGGCTCAAGCACACGCCTTGGTGGAAGCTGCCTTTCCAGGCTGTTGGTGCCTTCTTCGGAGCTGTCGTCCGGCTGGTCCTGAGCATCCTGGTGAAGGAGCCGGGGTACGGCTTCTCGCAGTTCACGGCCACCATTGCAGCGTTGGTCCGTCCTGTTGCGATTGCCCGGGGGCGCCGGGTCGCTGCAAGGACGCGGAGGGTCCATCGTTCCGTAGTGCGCGGCCTCCAGACTCCGACGCGTGAGGTCCGGGCCCACCGGCGATCCCTGCTTGAAGCCATTCGCCCCGGCGAGGACTCCCAGCCCTCCAGCGACCTCCTGGCTCCCGAGCCCAGCGGAGATGCCGCAGATGACTTCACAGCACTGGCCACGAACGAGCGGGGCTGGGTAGGGACTGGCGCTGTTGCCGCAGCATGCATCGCCCTCGCTGCAGCTGTCGTTGGTTTGCTGGGGCTCCTTCGTTCCGGTCCTGTTACCGGGGGTGGGCTCCTGCCGCTCTCGCAATCCCCGGCGGAGATCTGGGCCAATGCATCCACCTGGTGGATTTCCCTTGGTGCCGGCCTGCCGGGCCATGGTGATCCGTTCGGCTACGTCTTGTGGATCCTGTCCCTCCTGGGCGGCGGGGACGGTAACGCGGCCATGGCGTGGCTCCTGATCCTCGCGATGCCGTTGTCCGCAGTTGGCGCCTGGTTTGCATCGGGCGCATTGACCACCAAACGCAGGTTCCGGACCGTCGCAGCCCTGGTGTGGGCAGGCGCTCCGACCCTCCTGATTTCCATCAATGAAGGCCGCATCGGCGCTTTGGTGGCCCACCTGATGATGCCGCTGCTGCTGCTCGCGTTGGTGCGGGCCTCGGGTTCGGCCATCGGACAATCGAAGGCACCGCATTCAGCGGCAGCCCAGGCACACGCAATGTCCGGTCCCAAGCCCGCTCCGGTCCGCAGCAAACCCGGCATTAACGGGACACCCTCGTGGACGGCAGCAGCGGCCGCAGGTTTGGCTATGGCTGTTGTCACGGCTTCGGCACCATCGTTGCTGGGCCCTGTCGTCGTCGCAGTCATCCTGGCTGCCGTGGTCCTGGGGAAGCGCGGCAAAACCATGTGGTGGTCGTTGCTGCCCACTCTTGCGTTGTTCCTTCCCTACGGCCTTTCCGTACTCGACAGGCCCCGCTCCCTGCTGGCCGATCCCGGGCTTCCCCTCGGTTTTGATGCGGCCCCGTTGTGGCAGCAGTTGCTCGGCCAGCCGGCGGCATTCAAGATCGACGGCGGCCTGACGGGACTTTCGCTGTTCGGTTCCGGCCCTGTGCCATGGGCGTTGATCCTGGCATTGCTCATTGGTGTGCCCGTGGTGCTGCTCGCCGTGGCGGCGTTGTTCCTGCCCGGTAAGCGCACAGCCCTGGCGCGGGTTTTCTGGTTGGCTGCCCTGGCCACCTTGGGAAGCGGCTGGCTCGTCGGGCACGTGGCCACGGGCGTCAACAACAACGTCATCGTTGGGCCCTTCACCGGCCCGTCCGTGTCTGCCTCCGGGATGCTGTTGCTCGGTGCTGCCTTGCTTGGCGCTGAGAAGATCTTCACTGCGAGCCGCAGAACCTCTGATGCTGCCCGCCGGAAGCTTCCGCTGCGACGCGCTGCTTCGGCCGTCGTGGTGATCCTGCTTGTTGCCGGGCCTTTGGCGGGAATGGGAGCCTGGGCTGCGCAGAACGTCCTCCAACCTTCGACCTCCACGGGCTCCCCGGCTTCCAAAACCCCGCAGTCGGCTTCGTCCCTGGGCGCCCACCGCCAAGTGTGGCCCACGGAGTCCGGCACGCTGCCCGCTACCGCCGTCGATCGTGGCCAAGGGCCAGAACGTACGCGAACCCTGGTGATCACCAGCGGAGAGCAAGGCGCATTCACGTCCTCACTCATGCGCGGAGCCGGAACAACGCTGGACAGCCTGTCCACGATCGCTTCGGCCAGGACCATCATTGGTGCACCGGGTCGTGAGGAACTTACGAGCGATGACGCAGCTACCGCATCCTTGCGGAGGGCCGTGGCTACGATTGTGGCCAGCACGGGCGTGGATCCCCGTCCCGATCTCGAACAACTCGCTGCGGGTTTCGTAGTGCTCAAGGCCGCGGACAACGCCGACCAACTGACCGCGAGCAGGATCGACGCCGTCCCGGGGCTGGTTGCCGTGGGTCAAACGGATGCGGGCTGGCTGTGGCGGGTCGCCCCCCGCGGCCAAGCAGCTGCCAGTGCAGCTGATGCGGCGCATCGTGTCCGCATCGTCAATGGCCAAGGCGCCACAGTGGGGACGCTGCCTTCTGACGACGTTTCGGCAAAGGCCAGCGTTCCAGCCGGAGATGACGGCAGGAAAGTGGTCCTGGCCGAACGCGCTGATCCCGGCTGGTCGGCTGTGTTGGACGGCAAGCCGTTGACGGCGACAACGTCCGGGTGGTCGCAGGCATTTGACCTGCCGGCCGGTGGCGGCGAGCTGGAAATCCGCTACGCGAACCCGTGGGCTGTGTGGCTGGGGATCCTGCAGGTGGTGGTCATCGCATTGACAGTCCTGCTGGCGATTCCCATGCCGGCCCGCCGTTCCCGCACGGGCATGTCGAGGGACGAAGTATCCCTCCGTAAGGAGTACAGCAGTGTCTGA
- a CDS encoding DUF5719 family protein, which translates to MSEDQKNKADEAKPAAEANPAEDSSRSEKPSRSEKSSRAKGPRRSNSGMVTGVLSAVVILAAGGGAVAATSMVPGPSGGTGTDIRQADVPAGRALGVCPEPARLVSGTVVGTDADFSPVSTTASSALNAVVLSNPAGTVPGSKVTALGGGAVAEIAKTPTSTPTPTAGPPVLAAGVASISPVTSPSVVEAAPLGNEQASMAANLSYSATDGDLRGLASAQCQPPSNDSWLQGANTSVGRTAVLNLSNPSETPATVNLDLFGYEGQIQAPGARGLLVAPGTTRSLNLAGLAPGESQLAVHVRSTGGPVAGIIQQSVLRGLAPGGVEYLSPGDGPSNVQVMSGVDIQDADGIKALSAKPGFSDAVPALQIAVPGSTDAVVQVSLYGANGERKLPNGGVVTVKGGSVATMNLDGVPAGSYTVRASSDVSFVASTRVTRGAKAEDATDFAWSPASARLGSQHLVAVPRDGVRSLSFGVPEGRATVNYAPVTADGKVGKAVDLDLAGGTTSVIELPAKSGDTVIAGYVVSAAGDPVYGAMLLGKQGRNDVSVVAIQDAAAGLEKVPVTVGY; encoded by the coding sequence GTGTCTGAGGACCAGAAAAACAAGGCCGACGAAGCCAAACCGGCGGCTGAGGCGAATCCGGCCGAGGACTCCTCCCGCAGCGAGAAGCCCTCCCGCAGCGAAAAGTCCTCCCGCGCTAAGGGTCCGCGGCGGTCCAACTCGGGCATGGTTACCGGGGTGCTCTCGGCTGTGGTCATCCTGGCTGCCGGCGGAGGCGCTGTGGCTGCCACGTCCATGGTTCCCGGCCCTTCCGGCGGTACCGGCACCGACATCCGTCAGGCTGACGTTCCGGCCGGCCGGGCCCTCGGAGTCTGCCCCGAACCGGCGCGGCTGGTCAGCGGGACGGTGGTCGGTACGGACGCCGATTTCAGTCCCGTCTCGACCACGGCCTCAAGTGCCCTCAATGCTGTGGTCCTGAGCAACCCCGCTGGAACTGTTCCGGGCAGCAAGGTCACCGCCCTGGGTGGCGGGGCAGTGGCAGAGATCGCCAAGACTCCCACGAGCACACCTACGCCGACGGCGGGGCCACCGGTTCTTGCAGCGGGCGTGGCGTCCATCAGTCCCGTGACCTCGCCATCTGTGGTGGAAGCAGCGCCCCTTGGAAACGAGCAGGCGTCCATGGCCGCCAACCTCAGCTATTCGGCCACGGACGGCGACCTCCGTGGCCTGGCGTCTGCGCAGTGCCAGCCGCCGAGCAATGATTCGTGGTTGCAGGGGGCGAACACATCCGTTGGCCGCACCGCGGTGCTCAACCTGAGTAACCCCTCGGAAACCCCGGCCACGGTGAACCTTGACCTCTTCGGCTACGAAGGCCAGATCCAGGCCCCGGGCGCCAGGGGACTGCTGGTAGCTCCCGGAACCACCCGGTCCTTGAACCTTGCAGGGCTGGCCCCCGGAGAATCGCAGCTGGCTGTCCACGTACGCAGCACGGGCGGTCCGGTGGCGGGAATCATTCAGCAAAGTGTGCTGCGTGGGCTCGCTCCCGGGGGAGTCGAGTACCTTTCCCCGGGCGACGGGCCTTCGAACGTCCAGGTGATGTCCGGCGTCGACATCCAGGACGCCGATGGGATCAAAGCCCTCTCCGCAAAGCCCGGGTTCTCAGACGCAGTGCCGGCCCTCCAGATCGCTGTTCCCGGTTCAACGGACGCAGTGGTGCAGGTCAGCCTGTACGGCGCCAATGGCGAGCGGAAGCTTCCCAACGGGGGAGTGGTCACGGTCAAGGGTGGTTCCGTAGCCACGATGAATCTTGATGGCGTTCCGGCCGGCAGTTACACAGTCCGTGCCAGCTCAGACGTTTCGTTTGTGGCATCGACCAGGGTTACCCGTGGCGCGAAGGCTGAAGACGCCACGGATTTTGCGTGGTCACCGGCATCGGCGCGGCTGGGTAGCCAGCACCTGGTGGCCGTTCCACGTGATGGGGTACGCTCCCTGAGCTTTGGAGTGCCCGAGGGTCGCGCCACGGTCAACTACGCTCCTGTCACGGCCGACGGCAAGGTAGGCAAGGCCGTTGACCTGGACCTTGCCGGTGGCACCACATCGGTGATCGAGCTCCCGGCAAAGTCAGGGGACACGGTGATTGCGGGCTACGTGGTTTCCGCCGCCGGCGATCCCGTCTACGGCGCGATGCTCCTTGGAAAACAGGGCCGGAATGACGTGTCCGTGGTGGCGATCCAGGATGCTGCGGCCGGACTCGAGAAGGTTCCCGTCACGGTGGGCTACTAA
- a CDS encoding metallopeptidase family protein: protein MQSQPHVPGFTVRWTDADGDQTEGHAGPGVRGFRQRRRNRHGRGLRGELMLPNLPGFRTRSERFDDMVLDSAERLQDMWGKQLDGVLFAVDEIPPNLEQLVASGNPAPMGAYTPGGRGEPPMITVFRRVVEQGTTTRDELQDLVHDVVVEYTAEMLGVPPETLDPVYRRRYQ, encoded by the coding sequence ATGCAGTCACAGCCACATGTTCCCGGATTTACCGTCCGGTGGACTGACGCCGATGGCGATCAGACAGAGGGACACGCCGGACCGGGCGTGCGGGGATTCCGGCAGCGCCGGCGCAACCGCCATGGCAGGGGGCTGCGCGGTGAGCTGATGCTTCCCAACCTTCCAGGTTTCCGCACGCGTTCCGAGCGGTTCGACGACATGGTGCTCGACTCCGCCGAACGTCTCCAGGACATGTGGGGCAAACAGCTGGACGGTGTCCTTTTCGCCGTCGATGAGATCCCGCCAAATTTGGAACAACTGGTCGCCTCTGGCAACCCGGCTCCCATGGGTGCCTATACTCCCGGTGGTCGCGGCGAACCGCCCATGATCACGGTCTTCCGCCGGGTGGTGGAGCAAGGCACCACCACCCGTGACGAACTGCAGGACCTGGTCCACGACGTCGTGGTGGAATACACGGCGGAAATGCTGGGGGTACCGCCGGAGACGCTGGACCCCGTGTACCGTCGCCGCTACCAGTAA
- a CDS encoding DUF3499 domain-containing protein, producing the protein MGAIRQCSRSACRQSAVATLTYVYADSTAVLGPLATYAEPHAYDLCTQHADSLTVPRGWEVLRLAMPTTPPQPGPDDLLALANAVREAASAAPETPARQSHPHIEAPASAEGTRRGHLRILREPS; encoded by the coding sequence GTGGGTGCTATTCGTCAGTGTTCGAGATCAGCCTGCCGCCAGTCCGCGGTGGCCACTTTGACGTACGTGTACGCGGACTCAACAGCTGTCCTCGGGCCGCTTGCCACGTATGCGGAGCCGCACGCGTACGACCTCTGCACACAGCACGCCGACAGCCTCACCGTCCCACGCGGCTGGGAAGTGCTGCGTTTGGCGATGCCCACGACGCCCCCGCAACCTGGCCCGGACGATCTCCTGGCGCTGGCGAACGCTGTCCGCGAGGCAGCATCCGCGGCCCCGGAGACCCCTGCCCGCCAAAGCCACCCCCACATCGAAGCCCCGGCCAGTGCCGAGGGCACACGGCGGGGCCACCTCCGCATTCTCCGCGAGCCGTCCTAA
- a CDS encoding Trm112 family protein gives MPKVSPELLSILRCPVTGSPLVQEGEELVSTAEAADGVKLRYSIEDGIPLLLPPELLAASGAAGPGQHESKA, from the coding sequence ATGCCAAAGGTCAGTCCTGAACTGTTGTCCATCCTGCGTTGCCCCGTGACGGGTTCACCGCTGGTCCAGGAGGGCGAGGAGCTGGTTTCGACAGCTGAAGCCGCGGACGGGGTCAAGCTCCGCTACTCGATCGAGGACGGGATTCCGCTTTTGCTGCCTCCGGAACTTCTGGCTGCTTCCGGCGCGGCCGGCCCGGGCCAGCACGAGTCCAAGGCCTAG
- the ahcY gene encoding adenosylhomocysteinase, with protein MTFDYKVADISLAEAGRHQIRLAEHEMPGLMSLRAEFGASQPLKGARIAGSLHMTVQTAVLIETLTALGAEVRWASCNIFSTQDEAAAAIVVGKGTPEDPQGVPVFAWKGETLEEYWWTAEQILTWPGADTDPELGPNMILDDGGDATLLLHKGVEFEAAGAVPAATEEDPEEYAIILDLLRRTLTADPQKWTRIAGRIQGVTEETTTGVHRLYQLAEQGKLLFPAINVNDSVTKSKFDNKYGIRHSLPDGINRATDVLMGGKVAVVCGYGDVGKGAAEALRGQGSRVIVTEIDPICALQAAMDGYQVAKLETVLAQGDIFITTTGNKDVILAEHMLGMKNKAIVGNIGHFDNEIDIAGLAKVEGVKKVEIKPQVHEWVFDSGTDNERSIIVLSEGRLLNLGNATGHPSFVMSNSFANQTIAQIELWTKKDQPAGEREYGKQVYVLPKILDEKVARLHLDALGVELTELSKEQAEYLDLDVAGPYKPEHYRY; from the coding sequence ATGACTTTCGACTACAAAGTGGCTGATATCTCGCTCGCCGAGGCAGGCCGCCACCAGATCCGGCTTGCCGAGCACGAGATGCCCGGCCTGATGTCGCTTCGCGCCGAGTTCGGTGCTTCCCAGCCGCTCAAGGGCGCGCGGATCGCCGGTTCGCTGCACATGACGGTCCAGACCGCCGTGCTCATCGAGACCCTCACCGCACTTGGCGCCGAAGTCCGTTGGGCTTCGTGCAACATCTTCTCCACCCAGGACGAAGCCGCCGCCGCGATCGTGGTTGGTAAGGGAACGCCGGAGGACCCCCAGGGTGTTCCGGTCTTCGCCTGGAAGGGTGAAACCCTGGAAGAATACTGGTGGACTGCCGAGCAGATTCTCACCTGGCCGGGCGCCGACACCGACCCGGAGTTGGGCCCCAACATGATTCTCGACGACGGCGGCGACGCCACGCTGCTGCTGCACAAGGGCGTGGAGTTCGAGGCGGCGGGCGCTGTCCCGGCGGCAACGGAAGAGGACCCCGAGGAATATGCGATCATCCTCGACCTCCTGCGCCGCACCTTGACGGCGGACCCGCAGAAGTGGACCCGCATCGCGGGCCGCATCCAGGGCGTCACCGAAGAAACCACCACCGGTGTCCACCGCCTGTACCAGTTGGCTGAGCAGGGCAAGCTCCTCTTCCCGGCGATCAACGTCAACGACTCCGTCACCAAGAGCAAGTTCGACAACAAGTACGGCATCCGCCACTCCCTTCCGGATGGCATCAACAGGGCCACCGATGTCCTCATGGGCGGCAAGGTCGCCGTCGTCTGTGGCTATGGCGACGTCGGCAAGGGTGCGGCGGAAGCGCTGCGTGGCCAGGGTTCGCGCGTCATCGTTACCGAGATCGACCCCATCTGTGCTCTCCAGGCCGCCATGGACGGCTACCAGGTTGCCAAGCTGGAGACCGTGCTGGCACAAGGTGACATCTTCATCACCACCACGGGCAACAAGGACGTCATCCTGGCCGAACACATGCTCGGCATGAAGAACAAGGCGATCGTGGGCAACATCGGCCACTTCGACAACGAGATCGACATCGCCGGCCTGGCCAAGGTCGAAGGAGTCAAGAAGGTTGAGATCAAGCCGCAGGTCCACGAGTGGGTCTTTGACTCCGGGACGGACAACGAGCGCTCCATCATCGTCCTCTCCGAGGGCCGCCTGCTGAACCTTGGCAACGCCACGGGCCACCCGTCTTTCGTCATGAGCAACTCGTTCGCGAACCAGACGATCGCGCAGATCGAGCTCTGGACCAAGAAGGACCAGCCTGCCGGAGAGCGGGAGTACGGGAAGCAGGTTTACGTTCTGCCCAAGATCCTGGATGAGAAGGTTGCACGCCTTCACCTGGACGCCCTCGGTGTTGAATTGACCGAACTGAGCAAAGAACAGGCCGAGTACCTGGACCTCGATGTAGCCGGCCCCTACAAGCCGGAGCACTACCGCTACTAA
- a CDS encoding Ig-like domain-containing protein, whose translation MTGNMTEVAKRKTGKVLAIIGICAAIAVGGIGVATVPGLLPGSSQDTATAPSPTPTVEAKPVEVGITPLDGAVEWNPVVGPQLKAVNGKVKNVVLTPVDGGAPVVGKISPDGTTWTTQEVLKFKTKYNYSYTVVDTAGKETTKSQTFTTVSAAYEADASIYPRNGTTAGSGQPIEINFSEPIVDKAAMEKRVAITVSSGQPVAWHWYSDKKVRIRPEAFWASGTTVTVDMKLLGVDFGNNMIGNGDVVSTFTTGPQRIAVVDDTTKTMNVYSDGQLVHTAPVSLGGEDWLSPTGYAVILEQERKSNFNAGSIGLKPGDKGYYPPMVVDYANRLTWSGVYVHQALEAAWGAIGRVNVSHGCVGLLPDDAAWFFNNMKTGDVVQILNTGAPAVEPLEGFGDWNIPWASYAQR comes from the coding sequence ATGACGGGAAACATGACGGAAGTCGCCAAACGGAAAACAGGCAAGGTCCTTGCCATCATTGGGATCTGCGCGGCCATTGCCGTGGGCGGAATTGGCGTGGCCACCGTGCCTGGACTGCTGCCCGGATCCTCGCAGGACACCGCCACCGCCCCGTCTCCCACCCCGACCGTGGAGGCCAAACCCGTCGAGGTAGGGATCACCCCGCTGGACGGCGCGGTGGAGTGGAACCCGGTGGTGGGCCCCCAGCTCAAGGCAGTCAACGGCAAGGTCAAAAATGTCGTGTTGACTCCTGTTGACGGCGGTGCGCCGGTGGTTGGCAAGATCAGCCCGGATGGCACCACCTGGACCACCCAGGAAGTGCTGAAGTTCAAGACCAAGTACAACTATTCCTACACGGTGGTGGACACCGCCGGGAAGGAAACCACCAAGTCACAGACCTTCACCACGGTGTCGGCCGCGTATGAGGCAGACGCGTCCATCTACCCCCGGAATGGCACCACGGCGGGGTCCGGCCAGCCCATCGAAATCAACTTCAGTGAGCCCATTGTGGACAAAGCTGCCATGGAGAAGCGTGTGGCCATCACTGTCTCCTCCGGCCAACCCGTGGCGTGGCATTGGTACTCGGACAAGAAGGTGCGCATCCGCCCGGAGGCATTCTGGGCCTCCGGTACCACGGTGACCGTGGATATGAAGCTGCTGGGTGTCGATTTCGGCAACAACATGATCGGCAACGGGGACGTCGTGTCCACTTTCACCACCGGGCCGCAGCGGATAGCAGTGGTGGACGACACCACCAAGACCATGAACGTTTACTCCGACGGTCAACTGGTCCACACGGCACCCGTGTCCCTCGGCGGTGAGGACTGGTTGTCGCCCACCGGCTACGCGGTCATCCTCGAGCAGGAACGCAAATCCAACTTCAACGCCGGCAGCATCGGCCTCAAGCCCGGAGACAAGGGCTACTACCCGCCGATGGTGGTGGACTATGCCAACCGCCTGACGTGGTCCGGAGTCTACGTCCACCAGGCGCTGGAGGCAGCGTGGGGAGCAATCGGCCGGGTGAACGTCTCACACGGCTGCGTAGGTTTGCTGCCGGATGACGCGGCGTGGTTCTTCAACAACATGAAGACTGGCGACGTTGTGCAAATCCTGAACACCGGAGCACCGGCTGTTGAACCCCTGGAAGGTTTCGGCGACTGGAACATTCCCTGGGCCAGCTACGCCCAGCGGTAA
- a CDS encoding pentapeptide repeat-containing protein, translating to MTTEPNLRPDCGNCFALCCTALGFTRSADFAIDKPAASPCPSLGVDFSCTIHQRLRPRGFTGCTVFDCFGAGQLVSQHTFGGTSWRERPASAPGMFAVFKIVKQLHEMLWYLDEARQRTFDPDLATAAASLAQHVADTARGDATTVLEADVETLHGQVRNLLMEVSEELRASYGADERHVPDGGLQPGADLMGARLANLSLCGVDLRGSYLIGAKLTGSDLSAADLLGADLRGAELSGADLSAALYLTQPQINAAEGNSRTLLPPRLHRPDHWGDSVPDSDSGPNPDSAPN from the coding sequence ATGACCACTGAACCAAACCTTCGCCCCGACTGCGGCAACTGCTTCGCGCTGTGCTGCACTGCGCTGGGATTCACCCGCTCTGCGGATTTCGCCATCGACAAGCCTGCCGCTTCGCCGTGCCCAAGCCTGGGTGTGGACTTCTCCTGCACCATCCATCAGCGGCTGCGGCCCCGTGGGTTCACGGGCTGCACGGTTTTTGATTGTTTCGGCGCCGGGCAGCTGGTTTCCCAGCACACCTTCGGCGGGACCAGTTGGCGGGAACGCCCCGCTTCCGCGCCCGGAATGTTTGCCGTGTTCAAAATCGTCAAGCAGCTCCACGAAATGCTCTGGTACCTGGACGAAGCCCGGCAGCGGACCTTCGATCCCGATCTCGCCACGGCGGCAGCCAGCCTTGCCCAGCACGTGGCGGACACCGCCCGTGGTGACGCCACCACGGTCCTGGAGGCCGACGTCGAAACCCTCCATGGGCAGGTGCGGAACCTCCTCATGGAGGTCAGCGAGGAGCTGCGCGCTTCCTACGGAGCGGACGAACGGCACGTGCCCGACGGCGGCCTGCAGCCAGGTGCCGACCTGATGGGCGCCCGGCTGGCGAACCTCAGCCTTTGCGGTGTGGACCTGCGCGGTTCCTACCTGATAGGGGCCAAGCTGACCGGCAGTGACCTGTCGGCAGCGGACTTGCTGGGGGCGGATCTTCGCGGAGCGGAGTTGTCGGGCGCTGACCTTTCCGCAGCGCTCTACCTGACGCAGCCGCAGATCAACGCAGCTGAAGGCAACTCACGGACGCTTCTGCCTCCCCGGCTCCACAGGCCGGATCACTGGGGCGATTCTGTGCCGGACAGTGACTCTGGGCCGAACCCTGACTCTGCGCCGAATTAG
- a CDS encoding RDD family protein has product MSSIITGEAVVLELRSASFAARGLGLLLDVISQVLLAILLIILVLSASSDLDDSAIQALVLCSIVFSAVVVPVTVETLTRGRSLGKLATGLRIVRDDGGSIRFRHALIRGLLGFLEIYMTFGGLAIGVALFNEKSKRLGDIVAGTYSLRLRVPSKPRIMPVAAPYLQGWVAMADIGRVPDSTARRAGTFVQQAYLMAPASRLSMATSLATELARYVAPPPPQGTIPEDYIGAVLGERRNRELARLRQAEQRNAVVGARLRKLPFTYEP; this is encoded by the coding sequence TTGAGTTCGATCATCACAGGCGAGGCAGTGGTCCTGGAACTGCGTTCAGCATCTTTTGCAGCCCGCGGACTGGGTCTTCTCCTCGATGTCATCTCCCAGGTCCTCCTCGCGATACTGCTGATCATCCTCGTCCTGTCGGCGTCCTCTGACCTTGACGATTCCGCTATCCAGGCGCTGGTCTTGTGCAGCATCGTCTTCTCGGCAGTGGTGGTGCCGGTCACTGTGGAAACCCTCACCCGTGGACGCTCCTTGGGAAAGCTCGCCACGGGGCTGCGGATCGTGCGCGACGACGGCGGATCCATCCGCTTCCGGCACGCCCTGATCCGTGGGCTGCTTGGTTTCCTGGAGATCTACATGACCTTCGGTGGCCTGGCCATTGGGGTGGCATTGTTCAACGAGAAGTCCAAGCGGCTGGGCGACATCGTTGCCGGGACGTATTCACTCCGCCTGCGCGTACCCTCGAAGCCCCGGATCATGCCCGTCGCAGCGCCATACCTGCAAGGATGGGTTGCCATGGCCGACATCGGCCGGGTACCTGACTCCACCGCCCGCCGAGCCGGAACGTTCGTCCAGCAGGCGTACCTCATGGCACCGGCATCACGACTGTCCATGGCAACATCCCTGGCAACGGAACTGGCACGCTACGTTGCACCGCCTCCGCCACAGGGCACCATCCCCGAGGACTACATTGGTGCAGTCCTCGGAGAGCGGCGAAACCGGGAACTTGCGCGCCTCCGTCAGGCCGAGCAGAGGAACGCTGTGGTGGGCGCACGGTTGCGCAAGCTCCCGTTCACCTACGAACCCTAA